aaacaaaagaaactgcGCAGCAGCGTTTTGGCCATCATGTTTTCTCTGTTGTTATTGGTAAAAGATTGGTATTAGTAGAGCTTGTTTTGAGTAACAGAGTAGGTAAAAGTGACCAAGACATTGATGATGGATCTTTTGTAATTCTCAAGGAAATTCAGTGTATCGATGAGGTTATGACCATGGTATGGCTCAATGATTCAATAATTGTCAGTACGGTTAATGGATATAGTTTGTTTTCATGTGTTACTGGACAAAGTGGTGTAATATTTTCGCTACCGGATGTTTGTAGTCTGCCACGGCTTAAATTGTTGTGTAAAGAATGGAATGTGCTTTTGTTGGTGGACAATGTTGGTATCATAGCTAATGCACATGGGCAGCCAGTTGGTGGTAGCTTGGTGTTCCATAGTGACCTGGATTCTATTGGGGAGATATCTTCATATGTGGTTATTGCAAGGGATGGAAAGCTGGAGTTGTATCATAAGAAAACAGGCAGATGTATTCAGATGATCACTTTTGGTGGTGAAGGGGTAGGAGGGCCTTGCATTGTTGCAGATGAGGAAGATGGAAGTGGAAAACTTGTAGTTGTTGCAACCCCCATGAAGGTATGGAAAAATATCGATCCAATGGTTATTTTTACTCTCCTTAGCTTCATTTCAGAATACAGACATGAACAAAACAAAGATTTTTATTTGTTGCCCTCCATGTTGCAAATTTATAGGTTGTTTGCTATCGGAAATTACCCTCTGAAGAACAAATTAAAGATCTATTGAGAAAAAAGAACTTCAAGGAGGCCATCTCCTTGGTGGAGGACCTTGAGTGTGAGGGTGAACTATCGAAGGATATGCTCTCATTTGTTCATGCTCAAGTGGGGTTTCTCTTACTTTTTGACTTACATTTTGAGGAAGCAGTGAATCACTTTCTGCAGTCTGAGACAATGCAGCCTTCTGAAGTATTTCCATTCATAATGAGAGATCCAAATCGATGGTCACTATTGGTATGGGATTTTTTGCTCATGATCAGGGTATTCAGATCACATATAATATCATCCTATATAAATAAGACTCACATATATTGTCTCTACCTTAATAAAAAACGAGAGGAGTGTTTTCTTTAAAAGATAATTGCACATCAAGATGTGTAAGAGATCAGGACCTGCAGTGTGATACTCATTAGGATTGTCGTGTGATACTCATTAGAATAATGAGGCTAATATTCTTGCTGTATATTTTTGGGGATGTTAGATTACtaggaaaaaaagtacataaacaCTGTGTAGTTCAAGAAAGATCACATAATGATATTCAATATATCATTTTATGTAACAATCAATACTACATTGTGAATGCGAACAATTGTGAAAGAACTATCTTGTGCTTTTGTAGTAGTCATAAAAAACACACATCCAAAAGAAATTCCATCTgaaaacaaatttaatcttGGCCTGCATTGCACGAACATAAGTACTTCTATTATCAGCTTGCTTATTTCCATGCTTTAGTGCTGCTAAGCCTTCTGAATTTTGTAATCATAGTATTTGAACTCGCGTTTTTAGGTTCCTAGAAACCGTTATTGGGGTTTGCATCCGCCCCCTGCACCCCTGGAGGATGTTGTAGATGACGGGTTGATGGCAATTCAAAGAGCAATCTTTCTTAGGAGAGCAGGTGTAGAAACTGTGGTAGATGATACATTTCTCCTGAACCCTCCAAGCAGGGATAATTTGTTGGAGTCTGCCATCAAATCAATTACTAGGTGACTACATCACTTCTGGTTACTCATTAAATGTTATTCTCTTGATTTCTGTtggttctttttatttaatttcgcaACTAACTTGTACTTGGATTATAATAAGGTTTTCAGTATACATTCTTGCTACAGGTATTTGGAGGTGTCTTGTGAGAAAGAGTTGATTCCATCAGTGAAGGAGGGAGTTGACACCCTATTAATGTACCTCTATAGAGCTTTGAATAATGTTTATGACATGGAGAAGCTGGCATCATCAACGAATTCTTGCGTTGTGGtatgttttcttgtttctttattgTTTCCCTCTCTCATTTATACATTTTACCATGCCGAAGCATTTGTGCTTTTACAACTTTCCTAAATCAGGAGTACCTGTTTCCATCCTGCAGTATTTCCAGTCTTCTTGCTGTTataattcctaaatttgaatggTTCATGTTGTAATTGAATActtagaataaaaaaacaaaaaataagattATATATGATCCAGTGCccaaaattttggttttgtttgggTTAAGTACCAatggaaatggatgaaaaaGTTATCAGATGGTGTCTTGAGAAAAGCTTGAAAATATCGAGTATATTAACTATTAATAAAACCGTACACAAAAAAAGTTGTGTTCTCATTGTAGACCCTATTTATCCATTTGATTTCAACTACTCTAGGACTAGGATATATTCTTTAATCATTTATACCAGAATATGAATTGGTGAAAGTGATATAGTGATTGTTTGGATAAGAAAAGGGGATTGATGGTTAGTGTAGTTGAATAAAATGCCAAGAGGAAATCAACAGAAATTTCCCTCAATTTGGACCATAATAAAGTTGCAATTTTGGGTTGAAATACCATTAGATTTAATCTCTGAAAGATGGTTTTGGGTTTTAACCAACTAGAAAGGGCTCACCATAGGATGGTAGAAATTGTGAGTACCATGCAACATGTCCTTGATTTGAAGACATTATATTATGTTTGGTTTTGGAATCGAGAGAATATACTTTATAGGCCTCAAGACAATGCACTGTCCCATGCATTGCAAAACAGAGGCTATTGTCTGGAGCCTGCTTGAAGGATGACTGTAGAACTTGCATGGGCGGTGCAGGAAGAGTTGGAAACTTTGTTAGATGACTCCGGGCATTTACGTACGCTTGCATTCCTATATGCAAGTAAAGGAATTAGCTCAAAGGCTCTTGCTATCTGGCGCATCTTGGCAAGAAATTATTCCTCTGGCCTTTGGAAAGACCCCATGTCGGAGAGTGGCTCACAGGATGGTGGTACAAGTATCATCTCTGGTAAGGAGACTGCTGCAGCTGAGGCATCAAAGCTTCTCGAGGAGTCATCTGATCCAGCGCTTGTTCTACAACATCTTGGATGGGTACGTGTTAATATCTGCAGGGTTGCTCCTATTTTATCTTGGATGGTttatcttgttttatttttttcaaatttcaagttttttgaGAAATCTTATGGTTTGTGCTTCGCAAGTCCAATGTTTAATTAGGAGATGGTTGGTATTGTTAGGTTGCAGATATCAACCAGGTTTTTGCAGTTCAGGTTTTGACATCAGAGAAAAGAACTAATCAACTTTCACCAGGTGGGTCTTTGATTCCCAGTGAATTTTGGTTGATGTGTGTATTTTTTGTTACCATTTGCGTCCCAGTCTTCTTAGTTAAGCAAAACCTGAAGTTCCTACATGTGTAGAAAATGACGTCTTTTGTTAGAATCTCAGTATTAATAATTCTGGAGGGAAAATTTGAAAGTATTCAATTGACCTAAAAGGCACCAAAGCACAAGGCAAGTATCCAGTTGTAAGGTGAGTGATGTATAAGAAGTTTGCACCTTAATGTCTGTGCCATTGGTCAACTACGCCAGAATGTGTCCATTTGGAAAATCTCTCTGAAGTGGGCATCAAAACAattcaaaaatttattttgttatcaGCTTTTTGTCCcttgtttgtttttaaaaaatagtATCCTTTTATATTAATGTATTATGCTGCTAACAAATGATTATCAATAATGCTTAAaacagttttaatttatttgagaaATTCTCTTTTACTGCAGATGAAGTTATTGCAGCTATTGATCCAAAGAAGGTAGAGATTTTTCAAAGGTATGTCAATTACATAGACCGCAGTACAGCCTCCCATGTTCATAGTATTTAACCACCTGTATCATACAATTATTTTGCTTTTGGAGATCTCTTAAGTAAAATGTACACATCTGTAATTAAAAGAAGTCCATTTTCTTTGGCTTACATTGTCTGAATATTACTACATTGGGTGGTTGTTTTGTGGGAGTCTGATATTCCTCATCCATTCTAACCGTATATGGGTTCAAGTTGGCTGTCTTGATCTGAATATGATTTTGCAATCTTTAAAAATATGATGACAttttttcaattataattaCCATTATAATAGTGTTATGCAACCATGCTAAACTACCTAGTGTTTTCGTTAAAGTGCTATTCTTTGTATCTTACTGTTCTAGGGTGCCTTTTGTTTTGTCAAATACATTTGCCATATTAATTTTTCCTTGATTGCCTTTACTGTGATATGCACTTATTACTTATCAGAAAGGAAAACAAATCTTTCTTCCTCATTTGATGTGATGTGACCTTCACTGCATATACTTGAGTTTTAACTCTTTATTTGCACAGGTATCTTCAGTGGTTGATTGAAGATCAAGAATACAGTGACAGTCAGTTCCACACGTTATATGCTCTCTCACTTGCCAAGTCAGCAATTGAAGCTTTTCAAGCAGAAATTGCCTCCCAAAATCCTGATCCTCGAAGAATACAAGAGACAAACATTTCAGATAATAGAATAAGTTTAATCTTTCAAAGTCCTGTTCGGGAAAGACTGCAGATATTTTTGGAGTCTTCAGACTTGTATGACCCAGAGGAGGTTCTTGACTTGATCGAGGGATCAGAATTGTGGTCAGAGAAGGTCTGTCGTAACCCTTTATGGACCTTGTCTTGAATTCTGCTTTTAACCTGGCTATCTGAATATACTGATTATTTACTCTGAGCCatttaagtttattttattagctgttgggCCAATCATGGATGGCAGTTGATAATTTTGTAGTGCCAAAATGACCGGTCTTGGTTGTTTGATGCTGCAACTGCTCATCTCTGATTCTTAATTTATTCAACAGGCTATTCTTTACAAGAAACTAGGGCAAGAGGCATTGGTGCTCCAAATTTTAGCATTGTAAGTTTCATTTTGGTTTCAAAAGTATCCACAGTAATAACATTAATTACCATTTCATCTGGGTATCATTATAAATATCAGTAGCATCCGCACTTTGAAACAATAATTATTCTATGTGCAAACTTCAGCATGTGTGAACTAGTATTCaatggcttttcaggaagctggAAAACAGTGAAGCTGCTGAGAAATATTGTGCTGAGATTGGGAGACCAGATGTCTATATGCAGTTcgttctctgtctctgtctctgtctctgtctctctctctctctctccacatgTGACAAGCACACAAAAACACCTATAGACACTTGTTAAGTAAATCTCTGATGTATCTAAAAttgcctcttgattattttccatttgttttttcctttgagAACTCAGGTTACTTGATATGTATTTGGATCCACAAGATGGTAAGGAGCCTATGTTTAAAGCTGCTGTTCGCCTACTCCACAATCATGGGGAATCATTGGATCCTCTGCAAGTTTTAGAGGtatcagtctctctctctcacacaacTTTTTGGGATATGGTGGGTACCAGAGAAAAATTGAAGTTCACACAAATGCACACTTTTGTTTGGTTACTTGTATGCTAAAAGCACATTTCTATTGCTGGGGACCCTGCCAAGTATTTGATGTTTGTCATGTTCTGTGCAAAAAATCTGGCTTGATGTTGCAGAGATTGTCGCCAGATATGCCTCTTCAACTTGCCTCTGAGACTATATTAAGAATGTTGAGAGCTCGACTTCATCATCACCGTCAAGGACGGGTAAGTTTCGGTTGTGTTTTAGATTTTGTCATTCTGGCTTAAGATTGTGAAATTTTTTCGTTCTTTCATTGGTTTTCCTTTTTTGTGGGTATTGAGCTATGTTCTCCATATCATAAGGAAATTAGTGAATCTGTTTTTTCTGAAGTTTCTTGCATGTAGCCATGTTTtgtgcttttcttttcttattgagCCAATACATTAATTGCTTTTCAGATTGTGCACAATCTGTCCCGTGCCTTAGGTACTGATGCAAGTTTAGCAATACTGGAGGAAAAGTCAAGGCATGTGCAGATCAATGATGAAAGCCTTTGTGATTCTTGTCATGCACGCCTTGGAACTAAACTTTTTGCTATGTACCCAGATGACACCATAGTCTGTTACAAGGTTGGTAACATTGACCTTTCATAATACACTGaggataatttattttttaatttcgatAGTTCCatctttcataaaaaataagaacGCCTAACAAGACAGCCCCcactctttttttattattatatattttcgatTTTAGCAGAAAAATCTGGTATTGTACTATTTCTAAGTTGCTCGTCTGGTTCGCTGTTGAGACACAGGAAAATACATGCATTTGTGGGAGAATGAAcaattgttttaattaataaatattatgaCAATGGCTTGATACCGataagaaaggaaaataaaggCGAACTGGCATGGTGACCTGCTACATGCAACAAGATCATACAACCTTCCAGTTTAAATTTCTTAAGCGGATGTATTTCTAGCGGCACTCTATGTTAATTGTTCATGGCTATTTATAAGGTTTTTCTATATTAACATCCTTTCTTGTGCAGTGTTTCCGTCGTCAGGGTGAATCTACATCAGTAACTGGTCGCAACTTTAAGCAAGATGTCCTAGTGAAACCGGGTTGGCTTGTGACCAGGTAATCCAAAAAtggtgatgcaatgatgaaattgaagacTGGGGCTGGTCCGTCTTTGAGTCCATGCTCTATGGCTTTTCTTTGAGGCTCAGGATCAGGTTTCATAACAACTAAAAATGTCATCACAAAGTACAGTGCTGAAGCTCGGGGGCGAAAGATTCTGCAATCGTCGTGTTAGAACGAGGCCCCAATTTTGTAGCTTAGTACTCGGTAAAGGACGCTCCAGCCATTATGATCTTCATGTGGAGTACGTGTTTCTTAGAATCATCGTCACACGACCACCTTTATGATAGGGAAAAACTTCAAGCATGAATCATCATTACCATGATCGTCTGTGACCTGATG
This genomic stretch from Pyrus communis chromosome 2, drPyrComm1.1, whole genome shotgun sequence harbors:
- the LOC137726217 gene encoding vacuolar sorting protein 3-like, which produces MAEPEPRGRTVLEPLSLFNLFGHSRARVTSLAISTVSDSQCLIYLGTQFGTLVLFSVNPNDQSPSDPSNNPSIPQNISFLQKVLVGNTSVESIQVFGEIKKLLVLLDGFLFLVDSLLLHPLKRLSFLRGISVLTRRLRSSESECSNLSGLNNSSEYTSTSQRFLQKLGSGIRANGLKTKETAQQRFGHHVFSVVIGKRLVLVELVLSNRVGKSDQDIDDGSFVILKEIQCIDEVMTMVWLNDSIIVSTVNGYSLFSCVTGQSGVIFSLPDVCSLPRLKLLCKEWNVLLLVDNVGIIANAHGQPVGGSLVFHSDLDSIGEISSYVVIARDGKLELYHKKTGRCIQMITFGGEGVGGPCIVADEEDGSGKLVVVATPMKVVCYRKLPSEEQIKDLLRKKNFKEAISLVEDLECEGELSKDMLSFVHAQVGFLLLFDLHFEEAVNHFLQSETMQPSEVFPFIMRDPNRWSLLVPRNRYWGLHPPPAPLEDVVDDGLMAIQRAIFLRRAGVETVVDDTFLLNPPSRDNLLESAIKSITRYLEVSCEKELIPSVKEGVDTLLMYLYRALNNVYDMEKLASSTNSCVVEELETLLDDSGHLRTLAFLYASKGISSKALAIWRILARNYSSGLWKDPMSESGSQDGGTSIISGKETAAAEASKLLEESSDPALVLQHLGWVADINQVFAVQVLTSEKRTNQLSPDEVIAAIDPKKVEIFQRYLQWLIEDQEYSDSQFHTLYALSLAKSAIEAFQAEIASQNPDPRRIQETNISDNRISLIFQSPVRERLQIFLESSDLYDPEEVLDLIEGSELWSEKAILYKKLGQEALVLQILALKLENSEAAEKYCAEIGRPDVYMQLLDMYLDPQDGKEPMFKAAVRLLHNHGESLDPLQVLERLSPDMPLQLASETILRMLRARLHHHRQGRIVHNLSRALGTDASLAILEEKSRHVQINDESLCDSCHARLGTKLFAMYPDDTIVCYKCFRRQGESTSVTGRNFKQDVLVKPGWLVTR